The following coding sequences are from one Rutidosis leptorrhynchoides isolate AG116_Rl617_1_P2 chromosome 11, CSIRO_AGI_Rlap_v1, whole genome shotgun sequence window:
- the LOC139875234 gene encoding uncharacterized protein, producing the protein MNALYKSTRYRPRRQDNQITFEHYYRVDLFICTVDKQLQELDNRFIEQTMELLTLGSSILPTKDMELFDIDNICFLVEKYYPTYFKEQELHTLRYQLELFRIEFLENPQFKDVSTIAQLCTSLAKTHNCEPYYLIDRLIRLILTLSVSTATTERGFSAMKIIKNRLRNKMSDDFLASSLVVYIEKDIAERFDSESIISDFRDLKGHRAEL; encoded by the coding sequence ATGAATGCTCTGTATAAGTCCACTCGTTATCGTCCTCGTCGACAAGATAATCAGATTACTTTTGAGCATTATTATCGTGTAGATTTATTTATTTGCACCGTGGACAAGCAATTGCAGGAGCTCGACAATAGATtcattgagcaaaccatggaattATTAACTCTTGGATCTTCAATATTGCCTACAAAAGATATGGAATTGTTTGATATTGATAATATTTGTTTTCTTGTTGAAAAATATTATCCAACATATTTCAAAGAACAGGAGCTTCACACGTTGAGATATCAGTTGGAGCTCTTTAGAATCGAATTTCTTGAAAATCCACAGTTTAAAGATGTATCTACTATCGCTCAACTATGCACCAGTCTTGCAAAAACTCACAATTGTGAGCCGTATTATTTAATTGACAGACTGATCAGACTCATATTGACACTTTCAGTTTCAACTGCTACGACTGAGAGGGGATTTTCAGCAATGAAAATAATCAAAAATCGACTTCGTAACAAGATGTCTGATGATTTTCTTGCATCTAGCTTGGTGGTTTACATTGAAAAGGATATTGCTGAAAGATTTGATTCAGAGTCTATCATAAGTGACTTTAGAGACCTGAAAGGTCATCGAGCCGAGTTGTAA